ttgagaaatagatgcctcccatgtcctcagctgacagcttcattgaattgtacccgctcaacaccagtttcatgtacaacagtaaagagaagactcaggggtgcaggccttatgggaagaattgcaaagaaaaacttttgaaacagaaaaacaaaaagaaaagtttagagtgggcaaagaaacacagacattggacaacagataattggaaaagagtgttatggatcttaaccccattgagcttttgtaggatcagctagactgtaaggtgcgtgagaagtgcccaataagacagccacatctatggcaagtgctacagaaagcgtggggtgaaatgtcatctgagtatctggacaaactgacagctagaatgccaaggatctgcaaagctgtcattgctgcaaatggaggattttttgatgagaacactttgaagtattttaagaagttctgaacatttttttcaaattgtaatagtaattttttcacgttattaatgtcctgactatacaattgtgatcagttgaatgccactttggtgaataaatgtaccaatttatttccataagagcaaaatctgtacattattccaaacttttggctgccagtgtgtgtgtgtgtgtgtgtgtgtgtgtgtgtgtgtgtgtgtgtgtgtgtgtatatatatatatatatatatatatatatatatatatatatatatatatatatatatatatattaggatggATTATTGTGATTCTTTAGTGTATTTATTCTGTGTATCTAATTTAAATCTATTTTGCACTTTTGTTGACAGAAAAAGGTTATGATCCATTCAGTCCGGAGGTTGTAAGATCAGGAGAGCATTATAATGTGGAGCCATCATCAAGCCTGTCGGCGGGTCAGGATGTGGACCTGGGCACCATTGAGCTGGAACTGGTCAATAGGGCCATTGAAGCTGTTCGCAGCGAAATGGAGAGGGACAAGAAGAAACTCTCTCAGATTGGAGACCAGGAATATGAGCCCACCACTAGTTCTGTTAAGAGACATAGACCCACTGCTGCATCGTCCCATCAGGGCTACGATCCTGGAAGCTATCAAATGGGACAAGCAACTGAATACAACCCTACCCCACGCTCCAATAAATACACTTTAGACTCTGAGAACTGCAGTAGTAATGCAAACGCGCTGGAGTACGTGCCGACTACTGTCTCCAAAGCAAAAGTTAAAAAGGTGTTACCCCCACCACCTACTGTCAGCACCAGTTCTGTCAAGTGTAAATACACGCTGGATAATTCCAAACCCTCCACGGATATGGAGTACGACCCACTCTCAAACTACTCCGCTAAGCTGACTGTTAAAGAACGGAGGACTTTGTGTTCAGAaggagagaggagaaagagattTCACCACGCAGAAAGGGAAAAACAATCGCAGGATGAGGAGTATGTTCCAACGGTAAAGAAACCAAGGTCATTGCCGCCAAAGGCCGACGTCCCAAAATACACCGCTAGTTTTTCTGAATCTGATGAGGAAAGTTCCGGGACAGAGTATCGTCCGACGTCCATAAGCCGACTGCGGCTCAAGGGGATCCAAACAGTCTTGAAACAAGAAAGAGAGTCAGTTGATGCAAATGCTGGTACATTGAGACAACAAAGGAAGCAGGACTCTAGAACAGAGGATGTCATTTCACTGAGTGAATCGGAAGATTTTGAGTCCCAGGAGCTGGACAGGACAAGTAAAAAGGTAGttaaaaaaaagactgaaaagaCTGAAAAAAGTGTCCAGTTGAAAAGTAACAAATccgaaaaactgaaaaaagaggagaaagactCAAGTAAAAAAAGTAACAGTCACAAAGAAAGACAAGGAAGTTCTAGTGGGGAAAAGACATCAAAGAATTCAGGTAAAGACAATATGAAAAAAGACAAGATCCAAGGTAAGAATGTAGAAGTAAGCAGTAAATCTAAAGAAAAGTATTCGGAAAAGGTGCGGAAACAAAGTACTGAGGCAAAAAACAGTGTTGACAAGAACAAGTCAGGGAAGGTGAAAAGCGACCAGAGCAAAAAGGAAAAAGATAAAAGTAGCGATTCCAAGAAGCCTAGAACAGACAAGCCCATGAAAACGGTCAAGGAATTGTCCAAATCCAAAGACAACAAGAACGGAAAACTTGAGACCAGTGGAAAGGAGAAGGAGAAAAAGAAGAGCAGTCATGGCAGCAATAGCAGTAGCAATAaagagaaaagtaaaaaaaacagctCAGCCTCCAATCAAAAAGAGGCAAGAGAGACCAAACAGAGGAATCTAAGCCACGTGGATTTGTTTGGTGCCGAGAGTGCTGAAGAGGAAGATGAGGAAGACGAGAGGATAGTGAGGAAGTCGGCTTCTGCTTTTAAACGGGGAAGTGTTATGAATAATAAGAGGAAAACCTCAGAAGTTACATCTTCATCATCAGAGGATGATTATGAGGCTGATGATGGTGGTGGAGATGATGATGTAGGAGTGGACTACTCCAGCCTGCAGGCTGAGATGGAGTATGATTCTGACCCGATGGAGGAGTGTCTGCGGATATTTAATGAATCCAAAGAGGTGAAGATGGAAGATAAAGGGAGACAAGCCAAGCAGGTACCTCAGCCAGGGATTGCTTATTGCTTTATGAAATTTAGACATCAGACTGTTCACAACTCAACAAGGTTTGTTTCTGGTCAGTCCAGTATTTAAGATTTGTAGaaacatatttgtttatttaatgttaattttcttTACGAAAAAAACCCCTAAGTAAGCctacaaataatttattatgtaaaaaaaaaaaaaaaaaaaaaaaaactatacagcTATATTGTAAACTCATGACAGCTGTCAATTTACAAAAACAcacttctgctggaaaattaTGGCGTACAAATATTAATGTATGTTCTTGCGCCTCAAAATGTCATTATGGGCTTTTAAGGACGTTATGCAAAGTTTTTTACTAGTAGTggaatttttataaatatattattgtggtGCACCTGACAGTTTCAGTATCACTTTCATGTGTGCATTTTAGCCTTCACAGGAGCAGGAGGAGGAGGGGGAAGACACAGAAAGCACTTTATCTTCTCTCTTTCCTGGCCAGAAGAAGAGGGTGTCACATTTTCAAGCTCAAGGAAAAGTGAGTGTTGGAATGTTGATGGACCTGTTCTTTAATAATGTTCGATAatgttaatacatttgttttttcatcattttgtaatatatgataatttttcacCCTGTCTCTGCCCTCTGTCTGagacgctcggttttggcctaagcacctcctttaaacttcaatgtaaatgcccactgtttaCAGCCATATTAGACAACACAATGTAAGA
This is a stretch of genomic DNA from Myxocyprinus asiaticus isolate MX2 ecotype Aquarium Trade chromosome 24, UBuf_Myxa_2, whole genome shotgun sequence. It encodes these proteins:
- the LOC127415268 gene encoding RNA exonuclease 1 homolog, coding for MLRSTGFFRGIDCPFYCDKGKAGRDECSRPYCHFRHSKQRRASSGKYDIRKTKALSASPNEKGYDPFSPEVVRSGEHYNVEPSSSLSAGQDVDLGTIELELVNRAIEAVRSEMERDKKKLSQIGDQEYEPTTSSVKRHRPTAASSHQGYDPGSYQMGQATEYNPTPRSNKYTLDSENCSSNANALEYVPTTVSKAKVKKVLPPPPTVSTSSVKCKYTLDNSKPSTDMEYDPLSNYSAKLTVKERRTLCSEGERRKRFHHAEREKQSQDEEYVPTVKKPRSLPPKADVPKYTASFSESDEESSGTEYRPTSISRLRLKGIQTVLKQERESVDANAGTLRQQRKQDSRTEDVISLSESEDFESQELDRTSKKVVKKKTEKTEKSVQLKSNKSEKLKKEEKDSSKKSNSHKERQGSSSGEKTSKNSGKDNMKKDKIQGKNVEVSSKSKEKYSEKVRKQSTEAKNSVDKNKSGKVKSDQSKKEKDKSSDSKKPRTDKPMKTVKELSKSKDNKNGKLETSGKEKEKKKSSHGSNSSSNKEKSKKNSSASNQKEARETKQRNLSHVDLFGAESAEEEDEEDERIVRKSASAFKRGSVMNNKRKTSEVTSSSSEDDYEADDGGGDDDVGVDYSSLQAEMEYDSDPMEECLRIFNESKEVKMEDKGRQAKQPSQEQEEEGEDTESTLSSLFPGQKKRVSHFQAQGKSETSLNAVPMPHRRVTAQEICFQRMQKAQQQAAQLAAAVKTASASTKPVLGLSGAKQRVAHRPNTSLPSSKPGLANSSKQVLSPTTSATDQIPVKAHTSAGILSKTVSTTVQKRVAHTPTLKSPTMNRPVIPAEFGAKVPTNVRQRYLNIFIDECLKFCPSEQEAFQTALEEEKVVYDRSSSKNIYLNVAVNTLKKLRSKTTPVSPAIKSPAVSVNRKAQSHEGVLGGRLAATTSFTINRSGKQQDMDLKGAILYMKLKSYLMTEEQLEEHGYPRPHPEISGHAVVHNLPEKKNNDPFSKVCCRCGAEYKINANGSCVRKEECSHHWGRLRRNRVPGGWETLYNCCSGAVGSPGCEVSKQHVQDGRKESLDGYVKTFSKRLPVDGNGGVYALDCEMCYTKQGLELTRVTVINSELKVVYDTFVKPASKVVDYNTRFSGVTQDDLENTTITLRDVQAVLLSMFNAESILIGHSLESDLFALKLIHSMVVDTAIVFPHRLGLPYKRALRNLMAEYLKQIIQDNVGGHDSSEDARACMELMIWKIKEDAKVKR